In a genomic window of Opisthocomus hoazin isolate bOpiHoa1 chromosome 19, bOpiHoa1.hap1, whole genome shotgun sequence:
- the TRAF2 gene encoding TNF receptor-associated factor 2 isoform X1, protein MALCARVSGHPLLPGATLEIQPEFFVHMAAPSSTPPGSLDLNQPGFAKEILGTKLEVKYLCSDCKNILRRPFQAQCGHRYCSYCLKKIISAGPQKCASCIQEGIYEEGISILETNTAFPDNAARREVESLPAVCINSGCTWKGTIKEYEAHDEVCPEFPLTCEGCGQKIPREKFRDHVKTCGRSKVPCRFEVVGCAEVVENEKLPEHESKCLAEHLYMLLSFVLSLKAGSGDLKPLPAFSSSQSNSPLLAANSLCSESELSKSLELLERCETLERKTVTFENIVCVLNREVERVSLTAEAYTRQHRLDQEKIETLSNKVRQLERSIGLKDLAMAEMEEKIRNMEASTYDGVFIWKITEFARKRQEAITGRSPAIFSPAFYTSKYGYKMCLRVYLNGDGTGRGTHLSLFFVVMKGPNDALLRWPFNQKVTLMLLDQNNREHIIDAFRPDVTSSSFQRPITEMNIASGCPLFCPVSVMEAKNSYVRDDAIFIKAIVDLTGL, encoded by the exons ATGGCGCTCTGCGCCCGGGTGAGCGGGCACCCGCTGCTGCCCGGCGCG actcTGGAGATACAGCCAGAGTTCTTCGTTCACATGGCAGCACCAAGCTCCACTCCGCCTGGCTCTTTGGATCTAAACCAGCCTGGATTTGCAAAGGAGATCCTGGGAACCAAGCTGGAGGTCAAATACCTCTGCTCCGACTGCAAGAACATATTGAGGAGGCCCTTTCAAGCTCAGTGCGGCCATCGCTACTGCTCCTATTGTCTGAAGAAAATTATAAG TGCTGGGCCTCAAAAGTGTGCCAGCTGTATTCAGGAAGGAATATACGAAGAAGGAATTTCTATTTTGGAAACAAATACG gCTTTCCCAGACAACGCAGCGCGTCGGGAGGTGGAAAGTCTGCCTGCTGTCTGTATTAACAGTGGCTGCACTTGGAAGGGGACAATTAAAGAATACGAG GCTCATGACGAAGTCTGCCCTGAATTTCCGCTGACGTGCGAAGGCTGTGGGCAGAAGATTCCGAGGGAGAAG TTTCGGGACCACGTGAAGACCTGTGGCAGATCTAAAGTGCCTTGCAGATTTGAGGTTGTCGGATGTGCTGAGGTG GTGGAAAATGAAAAGCTACCAGAACACGAGAGCAAATGCTTGGCAGAGCATCTCTACATGCTCCTCAGTTTTGTGCTCAGCCTCAAGGCTGGCTCTGGAGACCTAAAGCCTCTTCCTGCCTTTTCCTCATCACAAAGCAACTCCCCGCTACTGGCAGCAAACTCTCTGTGCTCGGAGTCGGAGCTCTCCAAGTCCCTGGAGCTCTTGGAAAGGTGTGAGACCCTTGAGAGGAAGACGGTGACCTTCGAGAACATTGTCTGTGTGCTCAATCGGGAGGTGGAGAGAGTGTCTCTAACAGCCGAAGCCTACACTCGGCAACATCGACTCGACCAGGAGAAGATCGAAACCCTGAGTAACAAG GTCCGGCAGCTGGAGAGGAGCATTGGGCTCAAAGACCTGGCCATGGCCGAGATGGAGGAAAAGATCCGCAACATGGAAGCTTCCACCTACGATGGTGTTTTCATCTGGAAGATAACGGAGTTTGCCAGGAAGCGTCAGGAAGCAATCACAGGCCGCTCTCCTGCGATCTTCTCTCCAG CTTTCTACACGAGCAAGTACGGCTACAAGATGTGTCTGCGCGTGTACCTGAACGGGGACGGCACCGGGCGTGGGACCCACCTGTCTCTCTTCTTCGTGGTGATGAAAGGACCCAACGACGCGCTCCTGAGGTGGCCCTTCAACCAGAAG GTAACCCTGATGCTCCTGGATCAGAACAACCGGGAGCACATCATCGACGCCTTCCGACCCGACGTGACGTCCTCCTCCTTCCAGCGCCCCATCACGGAAATGAACATTGCCAGCGGCTGCCCGCTGTTCTGCCCCGTCTCCGTGATGGAAGCCAAGAACTCCTACGTGCGGGATGACGCCATCTTTATTAAAGCCATCGTTGATCTCACGGGCCTCTAA
- the EDF1 gene encoding endothelial differentiation-related factor 1 yields MAESDWDTVTVLRKKGPSAAQAKSKQAILAAQRRGEDVETSKKWAAGQNKQHFITKNTAKLDRETEELHHDRVPLEVGKVIQQGRQSKGMTQKDLATKINEKPQVIADYESGRAIPNNQVMGKIERAIGLKLRGKDIGKPLETGPKGK; encoded by the exons ATGGCGGAGAGCGACTGGGACACGGTCACGGTGCTGCGCAAGAAGGGCCCGAGCGCGGCCCAGGCCAAGTCCAAGCAG GCGATCCTGGCGGCCCAGCGGCGCGGAGAGGATGTGGAGACCTCCAAGAAGT GGGCGGCAGGccaaaacaaacaacacttcATTACAAAGAACACGGCCAAGCTCGACCGCGAGACAGAGGAGCTGCACCATGACAGGGTTCCGCTGGAGGTGGGCAAGGTGATCCAGCAGGGCCGGCAGAGCAAGGGCATGACGCAGAAGGACTTGGCCACC AAAATCAATGAAAAACCACAAGTTATTGCTGACTACGAATCGGGAAGAGCAATCCCCAACAACCAGGTCATGGGCAAGATCGAGAGGGCCATCG GCCTTAAGCTGCGTGGGAAGGATATCGGAAAACCTCTGGAAACTGGCCCCAAAGGGAAATGA
- the TRAF2 gene encoding TNF receptor-associated factor 2 isoform X2, whose product MAAPSSTPPGSLDLNQPGFAKEILGTKLEVKYLCSDCKNILRRPFQAQCGHRYCSYCLKKIISAGPQKCASCIQEGIYEEGISILETNTAFPDNAARREVESLPAVCINSGCTWKGTIKEYEAHDEVCPEFPLTCEGCGQKIPREKFRDHVKTCGRSKVPCRFEVVGCAEVVENEKLPEHESKCLAEHLYMLLSFVLSLKAGSGDLKPLPAFSSSQSNSPLLAANSLCSESELSKSLELLERCETLERKTVTFENIVCVLNREVERVSLTAEAYTRQHRLDQEKIETLSNKVRQLERSIGLKDLAMAEMEEKIRNMEASTYDGVFIWKITEFARKRQEAITGRSPAIFSPAFYTSKYGYKMCLRVYLNGDGTGRGTHLSLFFVVMKGPNDALLRWPFNQKVTLMLLDQNNREHIIDAFRPDVTSSSFQRPITEMNIASGCPLFCPVSVMEAKNSYVRDDAIFIKAIVDLTGL is encoded by the exons ATGGCAGCACCAAGCTCCACTCCGCCTGGCTCTTTGGATCTAAACCAGCCTGGATTTGCAAAGGAGATCCTGGGAACCAAGCTGGAGGTCAAATACCTCTGCTCCGACTGCAAGAACATATTGAGGAGGCCCTTTCAAGCTCAGTGCGGCCATCGCTACTGCTCCTATTGTCTGAAGAAAATTATAAG TGCTGGGCCTCAAAAGTGTGCCAGCTGTATTCAGGAAGGAATATACGAAGAAGGAATTTCTATTTTGGAAACAAATACG gCTTTCCCAGACAACGCAGCGCGTCGGGAGGTGGAAAGTCTGCCTGCTGTCTGTATTAACAGTGGCTGCACTTGGAAGGGGACAATTAAAGAATACGAG GCTCATGACGAAGTCTGCCCTGAATTTCCGCTGACGTGCGAAGGCTGTGGGCAGAAGATTCCGAGGGAGAAG TTTCGGGACCACGTGAAGACCTGTGGCAGATCTAAAGTGCCTTGCAGATTTGAGGTTGTCGGATGTGCTGAGGTG GTGGAAAATGAAAAGCTACCAGAACACGAGAGCAAATGCTTGGCAGAGCATCTCTACATGCTCCTCAGTTTTGTGCTCAGCCTCAAGGCTGGCTCTGGAGACCTAAAGCCTCTTCCTGCCTTTTCCTCATCACAAAGCAACTCCCCGCTACTGGCAGCAAACTCTCTGTGCTCGGAGTCGGAGCTCTCCAAGTCCCTGGAGCTCTTGGAAAGGTGTGAGACCCTTGAGAGGAAGACGGTGACCTTCGAGAACATTGTCTGTGTGCTCAATCGGGAGGTGGAGAGAGTGTCTCTAACAGCCGAAGCCTACACTCGGCAACATCGACTCGACCAGGAGAAGATCGAAACCCTGAGTAACAAG GTCCGGCAGCTGGAGAGGAGCATTGGGCTCAAAGACCTGGCCATGGCCGAGATGGAGGAAAAGATCCGCAACATGGAAGCTTCCACCTACGATGGTGTTTTCATCTGGAAGATAACGGAGTTTGCCAGGAAGCGTCAGGAAGCAATCACAGGCCGCTCTCCTGCGATCTTCTCTCCAG CTTTCTACACGAGCAAGTACGGCTACAAGATGTGTCTGCGCGTGTACCTGAACGGGGACGGCACCGGGCGTGGGACCCACCTGTCTCTCTTCTTCGTGGTGATGAAAGGACCCAACGACGCGCTCCTGAGGTGGCCCTTCAACCAGAAG GTAACCCTGATGCTCCTGGATCAGAACAACCGGGAGCACATCATCGACGCCTTCCGACCCGACGTGACGTCCTCCTCCTTCCAGCGCCCCATCACGGAAATGAACATTGCCAGCGGCTGCCCGCTGTTCTGCCCCGTCTCCGTGATGGAAGCCAAGAACTCCTACGTGCGGGATGACGCCATCTTTATTAAAGCCATCGTTGATCTCACGGGCCTCTAA